The Pedobacter mucosus genome window below encodes:
- a CDS encoding alpha-L-fucosidase, giving the protein MKRLLFFVLFALNGLALFAQDYVPTTSNLKQREWFSEAKFGLFIHWGPFSIPGSGEWVMNERKLTVHNYTNLKDFFNPTEFNAEQWVSMAKNAGMKYITLITRHHDGFSMWDTKYSDFNIMNTPYKKDIVKMMADECRKQGIKLYLYYSLLDWRREDYPHETGRTGQNSGRKGKGDYASYLQFMKNQLTELLTNYGEIGGIWFDGHWDQTAPEGANDRTSRLDWKYNEIYSLIHKLQPQCMIGNNHHLTPFAGEDFQMFERDLPGENKSGLSFQKASEKLPLETCETLSNSWGYNLSDTNYKSNKQLVGMLVKAASLGSNLLLNIGPMPNGKIQLEFQNRLAGLGDWLKIYGESIYNTKAGFIKPQTWGGITQRDHKVYIHIFDQTLTLISLENFPFKKIKKAYLLKDGVAIKYTLQKQKLNIIPVIDQNAPDNVMVLEVN; this is encoded by the coding sequence ATGAAAAGATTATTATTTTTTGTACTTTTTGCATTGAATGGTTTAGCTTTATTTGCGCAGGATTATGTGCCAACTACTTCAAATTTAAAACAAAGAGAATGGTTTTCGGAAGCTAAATTCGGTTTATTTATTCATTGGGGGCCTTTCAGTATTCCGGGTAGTGGCGAATGGGTAATGAACGAGAGGAAGTTAACGGTTCACAATTACACTAATTTAAAAGACTTTTTCAATCCTACTGAATTTAATGCCGAGCAATGGGTTAGCATGGCCAAAAATGCCGGTATGAAATATATTACCCTGATTACCAGACATCATGATGGCTTTAGTATGTGGGATACAAAGTATTCAGACTTTAACATTATGAATACGCCATATAAGAAAGACATTGTAAAAATGATGGCTGATGAATGTCGTAAACAAGGTATTAAGCTCTATCTATATTATTCGTTATTGGACTGGAGAAGAGAAGATTACCCACATGAAACGGGTAGAACTGGGCAAAATTCTGGAAGAAAAGGTAAAGGAGATTATGCCAGTTATTTGCAGTTTATGAAAAATCAATTAACTGAACTTTTAACTAATTATGGAGAAATTGGTGGGATCTGGTTTGATGGTCATTGGGATCAAACAGCGCCTGAAGGTGCAAACGATAGAACTTCGAGGTTAGATTGGAAGTATAATGAGATTTATAGCTTAATCCATAAGTTGCAGCCACAATGCATGATTGGCAATAACCATCACCTTACTCCTTTTGCTGGTGAGGATTTCCAAATGTTTGAAAGGGATTTACCTGGCGAAAATAAATCAGGGTTAAGTTTTCAAAAAGCATCGGAAAAATTGCCATTAGAAACTTGTGAAACCCTTTCTAATTCGTGGGGATACAACCTAAGTGATACCAATTATAAATCAAATAAACAATTGGTAGGAATGTTAGTGAAAGCTGCTAGCTTGGGATCAAATCTTTTATTAAACATTGGACCCATGCCAAATGGAAAAATTCAGTTAGAATTTCAAAATCGTTTAGCTGGCCTAGGCGATTGGCTTAAAATTTACGGTGAAAGTATCTATAATACGAAAGCTGGTTTTATAAAACCACAAACTTGGGGCGGAATAACACAGCGGGACCATAAGGTTTATATTCATATTTTTGATCAAACTTTAACTTTAATTTCTTTAGAGAATTTTCCCTTCAAAAAAATTAAAAAGGCTTATTTGTTAAAAGATGGAGTTGCTATAAAGTATACACTTCAAAAGCAAAAGCTTAATATTATTCCAGTTATCGATCAAAATGCACCCGATAACGTAATGGTGCTGGAAGTTAATTAG
- a CDS encoding S41 family peptidase, translating into MKKVKYGIIAVVFGVAILSFSFKEDLFLVSKNLDIFASLYKEININYVDETNAPQLMKTGIDAMLDSLDPYTEYIPESEIEDYKLKYVSTQFGGIGASTVFIDGKLFVNEVSENYPAFKSEIKPGDQLVKINGNIILGKDRNQISQLLRGPKGTAVDLVILREGKEILKKLVREEIKQPNVSYSGMVGDGIGYIKLDKFLENSAQEVKDALLSINKENPKGVVLDLRNNGGGILQEAVKIVNLFINKDQLVVTQKGKNVDKTITYKTVLAPVSISVPLVVLVNGNSASASEIVAGSLQDLDRAIVIGQRSYGKGLVQQTFSLPYNSLVKVTVAKYYTPSGRCIQKLDYAHRTEAGAVQQFADSTVAVYQTKAGRNVYSGNGVYPDMVINVMKLSPITISMINKSLFFNYANQFKKEKTTPASAKTFQITDADYSAFANSLADKDLTYLSRTERLLSDLRLEAEKENKSAEVKADLENLKYKLTSSKKSDLSIHKSEIKQMLETQIISRYFYEKGRIEQSFQYDKELAAAKSLFNNQAQMLAILKGDGNYKVIGKPIKDTASID; encoded by the coding sequence ATGAAAAAAGTTAAATATGGTATAATAGCTGTTGTGTTCGGCGTCGCTATTTTATCTTTCTCATTTAAGGAAGATCTTTTTCTAGTTTCGAAAAACCTTGATATTTTCGCTTCCTTATATAAAGAAATCAACATTAATTATGTTGATGAAACCAATGCGCCACAATTAATGAAAACAGGAATTGATGCCATGCTGGATAGCTTGGATCCTTATACTGAATACATTCCTGAATCTGAGATTGAAGATTATAAATTAAAATATGTAAGCACACAATTTGGGGGAATTGGTGCCAGTACCGTTTTTATAGATGGCAAATTGTTTGTTAATGAAGTAAGTGAAAATTACCCTGCATTTAAATCAGAAATTAAGCCAGGAGATCAATTAGTAAAAATTAATGGAAACATAATTTTAGGGAAAGACAGAAATCAGATTAGTCAACTTTTACGTGGTCCGAAAGGTACCGCTGTAGACTTGGTTATTTTAAGAGAAGGCAAAGAGATATTAAAAAAGCTGGTTAGAGAAGAAATTAAACAACCAAATGTTTCATATTCTGGTATGGTTGGCGATGGAATCGGTTATATCAAATTAGATAAGTTTTTAGAGAATTCTGCACAAGAGGTTAAAGATGCATTGCTTAGTATCAATAAAGAAAACCCAAAAGGCGTTGTTTTAGATCTTCGAAATAACGGTGGCGGAATTCTACAGGAAGCTGTAAAAATTGTAAACCTTTTCATTAATAAAGATCAATTAGTAGTAACTCAGAAAGGGAAAAATGTTGATAAAACCATTACTTATAAAACGGTTTTAGCGCCTGTTTCTATATCCGTTCCTTTAGTTGTTTTGGTTAATGGAAATTCTGCTTCCGCTTCTGAAATTGTTGCGGGTTCGCTACAGGATTTAGATCGGGCTATTGTAATAGGGCAGCGCAGTTATGGCAAAGGTTTAGTGCAACAAACCTTTAGCCTTCCGTACAATAGCTTGGTTAAAGTTACGGTTGCGAAATACTACACGCCATCTGGCAGATGTATCCAAAAGTTAGATTATGCACACCGAACTGAAGCAGGCGCTGTTCAGCAATTTGCAGATTCTACTGTCGCCGTATACCAAACTAAGGCTGGAAGGAATGTTTATAGCGGTAACGGCGTGTATCCAGATATGGTTATTAATGTAATGAAATTAAGTCCGATTACAATTTCTATGATCAATAAAAGCTTGTTTTTTAATTACGCCAATCAATTTAAAAAGGAAAAAACTACACCTGCATCGGCAAAAACATTTCAAATTACTGATGCTGATTATAGTGCGTTTGCGAACAGTTTAGCAGATAAGGATTTGACTTATTTAAGTCGCACGGAACGCTTACTTTCTGATCTTCGATTGGAGGCAGAAAAAGAAAACAAATCTGCTGAGGTAAAGGCTGATTTAGAGAATTTGAAATACAAGTTAACCTCCTCAAAAAAATCAGATTTAAGTATCCATAAATCAGAAATAAAGCAGATGTTGGAAACCCAAATCATTAGTCGATATTTTTATGAAAAGGGACGTATTGAGCAAAGTTTTCAATATGATAAAGAACTGGCTGCGGCAAAATCTTTGTTTAATAATCAAGCCCAAATGTTGGCCATTTTAAAAGGTGATGGCAATTATAAAGTTATCGGCAAGCCTATAAAAGATACGGCGTCTATAGATTAA
- a CDS encoding porin family protein: protein MKKIIFSIVLLTLGWATSKAQTFNLGVKAGVNLAKINADFASEENRLGYQIGAWARIGGASFYVQPEAYIGSKGNKFISFTNNSGTEVAAEGKVKFTTLDVPILLGTKFGSNNLNFRLMAGPVISFILNENSTFSSAYAQATDFDNYKNQAFGIQGGAGVDIGNISVDLRYETGLSNISKSDKYTQKPNLFQLSLGYKLF from the coding sequence ATGAAAAAAATTATCTTTTCAATCGTTTTGCTTACGCTTGGTTGGGCAACCTCCAAAGCACAAACCTTTAATTTAGGCGTAAAAGCTGGCGTAAATTTGGCCAAAATTAATGCAGATTTTGCAAGTGAAGAAAACCGTTTAGGTTATCAGATTGGTGCTTGGGCTCGTATTGGTGGTGCAAGTTTTTACGTACAACCAGAGGCTTATATTGGCAGTAAAGGAAATAAATTTATAAGCTTCACAAATAATAGCGGTACCGAAGTTGCTGCTGAAGGCAAAGTAAAATTTACAACTTTAGATGTTCCAATTCTGTTAGGAACCAAGTTTGGGTCTAATAACTTAAACTTCCGATTAATGGCTGGCCCGGTAATTTCGTTTATTTTGAACGAAAACTCAACATTTAGCAGTGCTTATGCGCAGGCTACAGATTTTGACAATTATAAAAACCAAGCATTTGGTATTCAAGGAGGAGCTGGTGTTGATATCGGAAATATTTCTGTTGACTTACGCTACGAAACAGGCTTATCAAACATTAGTAAAAGCGACAAGTATACACAGAAACCCAATTTATTTCAGTTGAGTTTAGGCTATAAATTATTCTAA
- the metG gene encoding methionine--tRNA ligase, producing MDNSKIKRYTVTAALPYTNGPVHIGHLAGVYIPADIYARYLRSNKRDVKFICGSDENGVPITLKAKREGITPQEVVDKYHKIIGDSFKEFGVSFDIYHRTSSLTHHQTASDFFETLYEKGVFTEEVTEQYYDPTAKQFLADRYITGTCPHCGNENAYGDQCENCGTTLNATDLINPKSTLSGDQPILKETKNWFLPLDKYEDRLRTYIESHKDWRPNVYGQCQSWLNAGLQPRAMTRDLDWGVKVPIKGADGKVLYVWFDAPIGYISATKELCNYAKLDVWNPKAEEYYINSMEDDKCDWEEYWKSDETKLVHFIGKDNIVFHCIIFPAMLMAHGDYTLADNVPANEFLNLEGQKISTSKNWAVWLNEYLREFEGKQDVLRYVLTATAPETKDNDFTWKDFQARNNNELVAILGNFINRVVVLTHKYFNGIVPTLMQVTEVDQAVINELESYPAKIAASIENYRFREALSEVMNVARLGNKYLAETEPWKLIKTDEDRVRTILHIALQIAGNIQILIEPFLPFTAEKLMKMLKNGGHQWENAGSINLLKRGHEIGEGVLLFDKIEDSEIDYQIGKLNLSKVANAADSTVVMPAKENIQFDDFSTMDIRVGTITAAEKVAKTKKLLKLTVNTGIDERTVVSGIAEHYQPEDIIGKQVSIIINLAPREIKGILSQGMILMAENAEGKLTFVSPVDKFLEGSVIR from the coding sequence TTGGATAATAGTAAAATAAAAAGATATACCGTAACGGCGGCACTTCCGTATACCAATGGACCAGTACACATTGGCCACCTTGCTGGTGTATATATCCCTGCGGATATTTATGCCCGTTACCTGCGTTCGAACAAACGTGATGTTAAATTTATTTGTGGATCTGATGAAAATGGTGTCCCAATAACCTTAAAAGCTAAAAGAGAAGGCATTACGCCGCAAGAAGTTGTAGATAAATACCACAAAATAATCGGTGATTCGTTTAAAGAATTTGGCGTGTCATTCGATATTTATCACCGTACTTCTTCCCTAACACATCACCAGACGGCTTCCGATTTTTTTGAAACACTTTATGAAAAAGGAGTTTTTACAGAAGAAGTTACCGAACAATACTATGATCCTACAGCAAAACAATTTTTAGCTGATCGATACATTACAGGTACTTGTCCACATTGTGGCAATGAAAACGCTTATGGCGATCAATGCGAAAATTGTGGAACAACCCTAAATGCAACAGATTTAATCAACCCAAAATCCACTTTATCCGGCGATCAGCCGATTTTAAAGGAGACCAAAAACTGGTTTTTACCGCTCGATAAATATGAAGATCGGTTAAGAACTTATATCGAAAGTCATAAAGACTGGCGCCCGAATGTTTATGGTCAGTGCCAAAGCTGGTTAAATGCCGGTTTGCAGCCACGAGCCATGACAAGAGATTTAGATTGGGGCGTCAAAGTACCAATAAAAGGTGCAGATGGAAAAGTGTTATATGTTTGGTTTGATGCACCTATTGGCTATATTTCTGCCACAAAGGAGTTGTGTAATTATGCAAAGCTTGATGTTTGGAATCCAAAAGCGGAAGAATATTACATCAATTCGATGGAAGATGATAAATGCGATTGGGAAGAATATTGGAAAAGTGATGAAACGAAATTAGTTCACTTTATTGGTAAAGATAATATCGTTTTCCATTGTATTATTTTTCCGGCAATGTTAATGGCGCATGGCGATTATACCTTAGCAGATAACGTTCCGGCGAATGAGTTTTTAAATCTTGAAGGGCAGAAAATTTCTACTTCTAAAAACTGGGCAGTTTGGTTAAATGAATATTTAAGGGAATTTGAGGGTAAACAGGATGTTTTGCGTTATGTTTTAACGGCTACAGCACCAGAAACTAAGGATAATGATTTTACCTGGAAAGATTTTCAAGCCAGGAATAATAATGAGCTGGTTGCCATTTTAGGTAATTTTATCAATCGCGTGGTGGTACTTACCCATAAATATTTTAACGGAATTGTTCCAACTTTGATGCAAGTTACGGAAGTTGATCAGGCAGTTATAAATGAGTTGGAAAGTTATCCCGCAAAAATTGCTGCAAGTATCGAGAACTATCGCTTTCGTGAAGCGCTGTCTGAAGTGATGAATGTTGCCCGTTTAGGTAATAAATATTTGGCAGAAACTGAGCCCTGGAAATTGATTAAAACTGATGAGGATCGGGTAAGAACCATTTTACATATTGCATTGCAGATTGCCGGAAATATTCAGATTTTAATTGAACCATTTTTGCCTTTCACAGCAGAAAAATTAATGAAAATGCTCAAAAATGGTGGCCATCAATGGGAAAATGCCGGAAGCATAAATCTTTTAAAAAGAGGCCATGAAATTGGCGAAGGCGTTTTGCTTTTTGATAAGATAGAAGATTCAGAAATTGATTATCAAATTGGAAAATTAAACTTGAGTAAAGTGGCTAATGCAGCTGATTCTACAGTAGTAATGCCTGCAAAGGAGAATATTCAATTTGATGATTTTTCTACTATGGATATTCGTGTTGGCACAATTACCGCCGCAGAAAAAGTAGCAAAAACTAAAAAATTATTAAAGCTTACGGTTAACACAGGCATAGATGAAAGAACAGTTGTTTCTGGCATTGCCGAGCATTACCAACCAGAAGATATTATCGGCAAACAAGTGAGTATCATTATTAATTTGGCACCTCGGGAAATTAAAGGAATTTTATCACAAGGAATGATTTTGATGGCAGAAAATGCTGAGGGGAAACTTACTTTCGTTTCACCAGTAGATAAATTTTTAGAAGGAAGTGTAATTAGGTAG
- a CDS encoding S66 peptidase family protein, protein MIKQPPYLKKGDKIALVCPAKKLPKSIGYAVGVLKDWGLEVIIGESVYASYHQFAGTDELRAKDIQQFLDDPSIKAIIAGRGGYGTIRIIDNLDFTAFKQNPKWFVGFSDITVILSHLISQCEVQCIHAQMPYTFEDATPESIVSLKNSLFGKTQEYMYESEFENQAGLVTGSLIGGNLTLLTVVQGSVSEMDFKDQILFLEDVGEHEYSIDRMLRMMKRAGKLTDLKGLIIGAFNEIEVEKIPFGQTANEVIWDIVSEYNYPVCFDFPTGHIDHNLSLVLGATVELKVEITKVQLKYISHGNT, encoded by the coding sequence ATGATTAAGCAGCCCCCATATTTAAAAAAAGGAGATAAGATTGCCCTGGTTTGTCCGGCAAAGAAGCTACCAAAATCTATTGGTTATGCCGTTGGCGTTTTAAAGGATTGGGGTTTAGAGGTGATTATTGGTGAGAGCGTATATGCAAGTTACCATCAATTTGCTGGCACCGATGAACTTAGGGCTAAAGATATTCAGCAATTTTTAGATGATCCAAGCATAAAAGCGATTATTGCCGGTCGTGGTGGTTATGGAACTATCCGTATTATTGATAATTTAGATTTTACTGCATTTAAACAAAATCCAAAATGGTTTGTTGGTTTTAGCGATATCACGGTTATACTTTCTCATTTAATTTCGCAGTGCGAAGTACAATGTATTCATGCACAAATGCCTTACACCTTTGAGGACGCAACACCAGAATCGATTGTTTCTTTAAAGAATTCTCTTTTTGGCAAAACGCAGGAATATATGTACGAAAGCGAATTTGAAAACCAGGCAGGATTGGTTACTGGCAGCTTAATTGGTGGAAATTTAACCTTATTAACCGTTGTTCAGGGTTCAGTTTCTGAAATGGATTTTAAAGATCAAATATTGTTTTTGGAAGACGTAGGGGAGCACGAATATAGTATAGACAGAATGCTGCGCATGATGAAAAGGGCAGGCAAACTAACAGATTTAAAAGGGTTAATAATTGGCGCCTTCAACGAAATTGAGGTCGAGAAAATCCCATTTGGGCAAACAGCTAATGAAGTAATTTGGGATATTGTTTCAGAATACAACTATCCAGTTTGCTTTGATTTCCCAACCGGACATATTGATCATAATTTAAGTTTAGTTTTAGGCGCAACGGTCGAATTAAAAGTAGAAATAACAAAGGTTCAATTAAAATATATATCACATGGCAATACTTGA
- a CDS encoding DoxX family protein gives MAILDNLGKYRNTGLLILRVGLGIMFIIHGFPKLAGGPSGWTSLGGSMKVIGIDFLPVFWGFMAAISETFGGFLLIVGLFFRPACVLLVFTLIIAALVHFSKGDGLKGASHAIELAIVFFSLIFVGPGKYSVDKK, from the coding sequence ATGGCAATACTTGATAATCTAGGAAAATACCGAAATACGGGATTATTAATTTTACGAGTAGGTTTAGGAATTATGTTTATTATCCATGGTTTTCCAAAACTTGCAGGCGGCCCAAGCGGCTGGACATCTCTTGGCGGTAGCATGAAAGTAATCGGCATTGACTTTCTGCCTGTTTTTTGGGGATTTATGGCTGCCATTAGTGAAACCTTTGGTGGGTTTCTGTTGATTGTAGGCTTGTTTTTTCGTCCGGCTTGTGTGCTGCTGGTTTTCACATTAATCATTGCCGCTTTAGTACATTTCTCAAAAGGAGACGGTTTAAAAGGCGCTAGTCATGCAATAGAATTGGCTATTGTATTTTTCAGTTTGATTTTTGTTGGGCCAGGGAAATATAGCGTAGATAAGAAATAA
- a CDS encoding RagB/SusD family nutrient uptake outer membrane protein gives MKNRYINKKAWVLPLLGLMLFAGSCKKYTDIVPNNTFAEDDAYSNPQRAALAITGVYSAAQSSPYTDGSNRGYPFGAANTIQGDMRGEDMMAIPSFFLVTYENSYDATTANNTALWTSLYATINRANIVIAKLKEAATAGTISVDVATAGEAECRFLRALSYHELLIHFARPYNETAGATHQGVVLRTVGINTPELVDQYKNEGRSTVKQGYDLILADLDFAETNLAVQTTASLRITRATKGAAVALKTRVKLHMGDYAGVITEGAKLGTSVLAATFTSPAALGSFALTATPDGPFASVGANYGNTESIFSIENSTIRNAGTNGSLSTMYSKAPGRALAVISPIIWNDPSWKATDLRRSLLTTTDAATGVAAKYYFTTKYKDPATWTDANPILRYAEVLLNVSEAYARTGNTVQSLALLNAVRNRSVVLTDRYTVANFLTTPSLIQAIINERRIEFLGEGKRWMDIHRLAKEALYGPNGIPAKTSSTLAFSNYNAAAGFTGIRSVAAIPYAGANTSFRFIWPIPTVETQANPVLAGQQNPDY, from the coding sequence ATGAAAAATAGATATATCAATAAAAAAGCTTGGGTATTACCCTTACTGGGCTTAATGTTATTTGCAGGATCCTGCAAAAAATATACAGACATTGTACCAAACAATACTTTTGCGGAAGATGATGCTTATTCTAATCCACAACGTGCTGCTTTAGCAATTACAGGCGTTTATAGTGCTGCTCAATCTAGCCCGTATACAGACGGTTCTAATCGTGGTTATCCATTTGGTGCTGCAAATACCATTCAGGGTGATATGAGAGGAGAAGATATGATGGCAATTCCTTCCTTCTTTTTAGTTACTTACGAAAATAGTTATGATGCTACAACTGCAAACAATACCGCATTATGGACAAGTTTATATGCCACTATTAACCGTGCAAATATTGTTATTGCCAAATTAAAAGAAGCAGCAACTGCAGGAACCATTTCTGTTGATGTTGCTACAGCAGGAGAGGCAGAATGTCGTTTTTTAAGGGCTTTAAGTTATCATGAGTTATTAATCCATTTTGCTCGTCCATATAATGAAACAGCAGGTGCTACGCATCAAGGTGTTGTACTTAGAACTGTAGGGATTAATACACCTGAATTAGTAGATCAATACAAAAACGAAGGACGTAGTACAGTTAAACAAGGTTATGATTTAATTTTAGCTGATCTTGACTTTGCTGAAACCAATCTTGCTGTACAAACTACAGCTTCTCTTAGAATTACAAGAGCAACGAAAGGTGCTGCTGTAGCTTTAAAAACTCGTGTTAAATTACACATGGGCGATTATGCAGGTGTAATTACTGAAGGCGCAAAATTAGGAACATCAGTTCTTGCCGCAACTTTTACTTCACCTGCTGCATTAGGCAGTTTTGCATTAACAGCAACGCCTGATGGACCTTTTGCTAGTGTTGGTGCAAATTATGGAAATACAGAATCTATATTCTCAATCGAAAATTCTACAATCCGTAATGCGGGTACAAATGGTTCATTAAGTACTATGTACTCTAAAGCTCCAGGAAGAGCATTGGCCGTTATTTCACCTATTATCTGGAATGATCCTTCATGGAAAGCAACAGATTTGCGTAGATCACTTTTAACCACAACTGATGCTGCAACTGGTGTTGCTGCTAAGTATTATTTTACTACAAAATATAAAGACCCTGCAACTTGGACTGATGCTAATCCAATTCTTAGATACGCAGAAGTTCTTTTAAATGTTTCTGAAGCTTATGCAAGAACAGGTAATACAGTTCAATCCCTTGCGCTATTAAATGCAGTAAGGAATAGGTCTGTTGTTCTTACTGATAGGTATACTGTAGCCAATTTCTTAACCACTCCAAGTTTAATTCAAGCCATCATAAATGAGCGCAGAATTGAGTTTTTAGGGGAAGGTAAACGTTGGATGGATATTCATCGTTTAGCTAAAGAAGCTTTGTATGGCCCAAATGGCATACCAGCTAAAACGAGCTCTACACTTGCATTCTCTAACTATAATGCAGCAGCAGGTTTCACAGGCATAAGATCAGTTGCCGCTATTCCTTATGCTGGTGCTAACACAAGTTTTAGGTTTATCTGGCCAATACCAACAGTTGAAACTCAAGCAAATCCAGTTTTAGCTGGTCAGCAAAACCCAGATTACTAA